A single genomic interval of Ruminococcus sp. NK3A76 harbors:
- a CDS encoding PIN domain-containing protein, translated as MKILIDTNVILDVLFNREDFFQSSSAIWDICEAKNTEGYISALSIPNIIYIMRKELDPQKTCQLIERITMIFKIVELKESDLKAAAAMYTDDYEDAVQMCQAKRIGADHIVTRNVRDYKNSPVPALTPTEYLNR; from the coding sequence ATGAAGATCCTGATTGATACAAATGTGATACTTGATGTCCTTTTTAACAGAGAAGATTTTTTTCAGAGTTCTTCAGCTATATGGGATATTTGTGAAGCAAAAAACACAGAGGGATATATCTCTGCTTTGTCTATTCCAAATATAATATATATTATGAGAAAAGAGCTTGATCCTCAAAAAACTTGTCAGCTTATCGAACGTATAACAATGATATTTAAAATCGTTGAGCTTAAAGAAAGTGACCTTAAAGCCGCCGCAGCTATGTATACGGATGATTACGAAGATGCTGTGCAGATGTGTCAGGCCAAGCGCATAGGCGCTGACCATATCGTCACACGCAATGTCCGTGATTATAAAAACAGCCCTGTGCCGGCACTGACGCCGACGGAATACCTGAACAGATAA
- a CDS encoding type II toxin-antitoxin system prevent-host-death family antitoxin, with protein sequence MMIANATDFQNNFGRYLQAVQEGEEVIILKNGKETARLISHEKSVEFLSQQLRGILKNDRDEKAIREERLKKYEDPD encoded by the coding sequence ATGATGATAGCAAATGCAACGGATTTTCAGAATAACTTCGGGCGCTATCTGCAAGCAGTCCAGGAGGGCGAGGAGGTCATAATTCTCAAAAACGGAAAAGAAACAGCAAGGCTTATCTCGCACGAAAAAAGTGTTGAGTTTCTTTCACAGCAGTTAAGAGGTATATTAAAAAATGATCGTGATGAAAAAGCTATTCGTGAGGAAAGGCTGAAAAAATATGAAGATCCTGATTGA
- a CDS encoding YcxB family protein has protein sequence MENKIGEIESNISYEEYKLGVKCRNKHWDTCIIIIAIIYILSSIMIKVLNPVFNSWSTLLLIIGTFILMGFIFLARNIKKAYKVLQENKSNINHYIFYDDHIFRDNETSTSKIYYNKISEVFEDGEYIICFTEINKMMIFKKTDCSEPILNKLRDTITEEKRSEQKQHKNKGNIAFILLGLMPIIVTALAAIL, from the coding sequence ATGGAAAACAAGATCGGTGAAATCGAATCTAATATATCTTATGAGGAATATAAACTTGGTGTAAAATGCAGAAACAAGCATTGGGACACGTGTATCATAATAATTGCGATTATTTATATCCTGTCTTCTATTATGATCAAAGTATTGAACCCGGTTTTTAATTCTTGGAGCACTCTGCTTCTGATCATTGGCACATTTATTCTTATGGGATTTATCTTTTTAGCACGAAACATAAAAAAGGCATATAAGGTTTTACAGGAAAACAAAAGCAATATAAACCATTACATTTTTTATGACGATCATATTTTCAGAGATAATGAAACATCCACCTCAAAAATCTACTATAACAAAATAAGCGAAGTATTTGAAGACGGAGAATATATTATTTGTTTTACCGAGATCAATAAGATGATGATCTTCAAAAAGACCGACTGCTCTGAGCCGATCCTTAATAAGTTAAGAGATACTATAACAGAAGAAAAGAGATCTGAACAGAAACAACATAAAAATAAAGGTAATATCGCCTTTATTCTGCTCGGACTAATGCCAATAATCGTTACAGCACTTGCTGCAATTTTGTAA
- a CDS encoding hemolysin family protein: MDIFIIAILLILSAICSATETAFSSVNHIRLKNYAAEGNKSAKRALEITENFDKALTCILIGNNVVNIASSALATVIFTDKFGSGSVGIATLVMTVLVLIFGEIIPKSLAKENSESFSLFMAAPLKAAMLILSPLVWIFTMIKNGVSALVGAKNDEPSVTEEELKYIIDEIEDEGVLEESESELVRSALEFDETAVSQILVPRINIIGVEAGENPETVREIFVESKFSRIPVFEKTIDKIVGILLQSDFYEFYINHEEGQTISDIMTAPIYISEMQLISQALRQMQRKKVHMAVVVDQYGGTEGICTLEDIIEELVGEIYDESDEEDTSFIRLGDDTFDISAELSVSDFLERIGAEEDEIESDMNSMGGYLMEVCGHVPDNNEVTCAGRFELTAVMEGEQRIDRIKVRIIDKEKEGST, encoded by the coding sequence ATGGACATTTTTATTATAGCGATACTTCTCATACTGTCGGCGATATGCTCGGCGACTGAGACGGCGTTCTCGTCGGTAAACCATATAAGGCTTAAAAACTACGCCGCCGAGGGCAATAAAAGTGCAAAGCGTGCGCTGGAGATAACCGAGAATTTTGACAAGGCGCTGACCTGTATACTCATAGGCAACAACGTCGTGAACATCGCTTCATCTGCACTTGCCACCGTGATATTCACCGATAAGTTCGGCAGCGGCTCGGTCGGTATAGCCACACTTGTCATGACAGTGCTGGTGCTTATCTTCGGCGAGATAATCCCTAAAAGCCTTGCCAAAGAGAACTCCGAGAGCTTTTCGCTTTTCATGGCAGCGCCGCTAAAAGCAGCAATGCTCATACTATCGCCGCTTGTGTGGATATTCACAATGATAAAAAACGGCGTGTCGGCACTTGTCGGCGCTAAAAACGACGAGCCCTCCGTCACTGAGGAGGAGCTCAAATACATCATCGACGAGATAGAGGACGAGGGCGTTTTAGAGGAGTCGGAAAGCGAGCTTGTGCGCTCGGCGCTCGAATTTGACGAGACAGCCGTTTCGCAGATACTCGTGCCGAGGATAAATATAATAGGCGTCGAGGCAGGCGAGAACCCCGAGACTGTCAGGGAGATATTCGTAGAATCAAAATTCTCACGAATACCCGTGTTTGAAAAGACGATAGACAAGATAGTCGGCATTCTCCTGCAAAGCGACTTCTACGAGTTTTACATAAACCACGAGGAGGGGCAGACGATATCCGATATCATGACCGCCCCTATATACATAAGCGAGATGCAGCTCATCTCGCAGGCACTGCGGCAGATGCAGCGCAAAAAGGTACACATGGCGGTGGTCGTTGACCAGTACGGCGGAACAGAGGGCATATGCACCCTTGAAGACATCATTGAGGAGCTCGTCGGCGAGATATACGACGAGAGCGACGAGGAGGACACCTCGTTTATCCGCCTTGGCGACGACACCTTTGATATATCGGCAGAGCTGTCGGTCAGCGACTTCCTTGAACGCATAGGCGCAGAGGAGGACGAGATAGAGAGCGATATGAACTCTATGGGCGGCTACCTCATGGAGGTCTGCGGCCATGTGCCTGACAACAACGAAGTGACCTGTGCGGGCAGGTTCGAGCTCACCGCCGTAATGGAGGGCGAGCAGCGCATAGACCGCATAAAGGTAAGGATAATAGACAAAGAGAAAGAAGGCAGCACATAA
- a CDS encoding GtrA family protein, with product MEALIKWFVSLLPKKLQDIYYKYEEKWLYLVFGALTTLVSIVTKLIIFHAVPGNPKWENTCGVVVSWICAVTFAFFTNKKYVFKNETKTWPEFFRVMASFFGARLATLVMEWLIFFICCDICDMNQTVITFASQVFIFIANYVLSKLFVFRKNTDPKKEGS from the coding sequence ATGGAAGCACTTATCAAATGGTTCGTCTCGCTGCTGCCGAAAAAGTTACAGGACATATACTATAAGTACGAGGAGAAATGGCTCTACCTCGTGTTCGGTGCGCTGACGACCCTTGTTTCTATAGTCACAAAGCTGATCATATTCCACGCTGTGCCCGGCAACCCCAAGTGGGAGAACACCTGCGGCGTTGTCGTGTCGTGGATATGCGCTGTGACGTTTGCGTTTTTCACAAACAAGAAATACGTCTTCAAAAACGAGACAAAGACATGGCCTGAGTTTTTCAGGGTCATGGCATCGTTTTTCGGGGCGAGGCTTGCGACACTCGTTATGGAGTGGCTGATATTCTTTATCTGCTGCGACATATGCGATATGAATCAGACTGTGATAACCTTTGCAAGCCAGGTGTTCATATTCATAGCTAACTATGTGCTCAGCAAGCTGTTCGTGTTCAGAAAGAATACTGATCCCAAAAAGGAGGGCTCGTGA
- a CDS encoding ATP-binding cassette domain-containing protein, whose protein sequence is MITVSDVSLSFGGQVLFKNVDLKFSEGNCYGVIGANGAGKSTFLKILNGELEPTTGTVSMPKDKRMSVLKQDHFAFDEYTVLDTVIMGNKRLYDIMREKDALYAKEDFSEEDGEKAGALESEFAELNGWEAESDASKLIQGLGLDEGILYSQMSGLSGNEKVKVLLAQALFGNPDVILLDEPTNHLDIDAIRWLEDFLQEYFGTVIVVSHDRHFLNNVCTHIVDIDYTKIKMYVGNYEFWYESSQMMQRLMKQQNKKTEEKIKELQEFVSRFSANKSKSKQATARRKLIDKLSVEEMPASSRKYPFIGFDMDREPGKDIVQVEGISKTVDGVKLLNNISFTIGRNDKVAFVGESEQAITMLFKILMEEEQPDEGTFRWGQTITTSYFPKDNSEFFNGHKESIVDWLRPYSRSEITDTYLRGFLGRMLFSGDDIYKPVEVLSGGEKVRCMFSRMMLFGSNCLILDRPTNHLDLESITAVNNGLRDFKGVVIFASHDHEIMQTVANRVIEITEDGCIDRAGTYEEYLEWRRERGMKSFIE, encoded by the coding sequence ATGATAACAGTTTCAGACGTGAGCCTGAGCTTCGGCGGACAGGTACTTTTTAAAAACGTTGACCTTAAATTCTCAGAGGGCAACTGCTACGGCGTTATTGGCGCAAACGGCGCAGGCAAATCGACATTCCTTAAAATACTCAACGGCGAGCTTGAACCGACAACAGGCACGGTTTCCATGCCCAAGGACAAGCGTATGTCGGTATTAAAGCAGGATCACTTCGCATTTGACGAGTACACGGTGCTCGACACAGTTATAATGGGCAACAAGCGCCTTTATGACATCATGCGGGAAAAGGACGCACTCTATGCCAAGGAGGATTTCTCCGAGGAGGACGGCGAGAAGGCAGGCGCTTTGGAGAGCGAGTTTGCAGAATTAAACGGCTGGGAGGCTGAGTCTGACGCTTCCAAGCTAATTCAGGGCTTAGGTCTTGATGAGGGGATACTCTATTCTCAGATGTCGGGTCTCTCGGGCAACGAGAAGGTAAAGGTGCTGCTTGCGCAGGCGCTTTTCGGCAACCCTGACGTGATACTCCTTGACGAGCCTACCAACCACCTCGACATAGACGCTATACGCTGGCTGGAGGATTTCTTACAGGAATATTTCGGAACTGTCATCGTTGTATCGCACGACAGACACTTCCTAAATAATGTCTGCACCCACATCGTCGATATCGACTACACCAAGATAAAGATGTATGTCGGCAACTACGAGTTCTGGTACGAGTCGTCACAGATGATGCAGAGACTTATGAAGCAGCAGAACAAGAAGACCGAGGAGAAGATAAAGGAATTACAGGAATTCGTTTCACGCTTCTCGGCCAACAAGTCAAAGTCCAAGCAGGCTACGGCAAGAAGAAAGCTGATAGACAAGCTCAGCGTAGAGGAGATGCCTGCTTCTTCAAGAAAATACCCCTTCATCGGCTTTGACATGGACAGAGAGCCCGGCAAGGACATAGTTCAGGTAGAAGGCATCTCAAAGACAGTTGACGGCGTAAAGCTGTTAAATAACATATCCTTCACCATAGGCCGAAACGACAAGGTGGCTTTCGTAGGTGAATCCGAGCAGGCTATCACGATGCTTTTCAAGATACTCATGGAGGAGGAGCAGCCTGACGAGGGCACATTCCGCTGGGGACAGACTATCACCACATCGTACTTCCCCAAGGACAACAGCGAGTTCTTCAACGGCCACAAGGAGAGCATAGTTGACTGGCTGCGCCCCTATTCAAGGTCGGAGATAACTGACACATATCTGCGTGGCTTCTTAGGGCGTATGCTTTTCTCGGGCGATGACATCTACAAGCCCGTTGAGGTGCTCTCGGGCGGCGAAAAGGTAAGGTGTATGTTCTCACGCATGATGCTTTTCGGCTCTAACTGCCTTATACTTGACAGACCTACAAACCACTTAGACCTTGAATCCATCACCGCTGTAAACAACGGTCTTCGTGACTTCAAGGGCGTTGTGATATTTGCTTCCCACGACCACGAGATAATGCAGACAGTCGCAAACCGTGTCATCGAGATAACCGAGGACGGCTGCATCGACCGTGCAGGCACATACGAGGAATACCTCGAATGGAGACGTGAGAGAGGCATGAAGAGTTTTATAGAGTAA
- a CDS encoding peptidylprolyl isomerase has translation MKLFRKVIAIVLTAAIGLCMASCGDSDSSASSQKKSGYEKTGKFVIALYPEYAPISCENFEKLVNDGFYDGTLFHRIVEGFMAQGGVGVDGKTSDTIKGEFSGNGVKNDLSFKRGIVGVSRGEGNDSGSSSFFICFADKSASLDGRYAAFGEVVEGMDVVDEFLKCERTANSMGELASPVYPITIDKAVMLETKDGEPHKAEFTVTYSPRGA, from the coding sequence ATGAAACTTTTCAGAAAAGTAATAGCTATAGTGCTTACAGCGGCTATAGGGCTTTGCATGGCATCGTGCGGTGACTCGGACAGCTCGGCATCATCGCAGAAAAAGTCAGGCTATGAGAAGACAGGCAAGTTTGTTATTGCGCTCTACCCCGAATATGCGCCGATAAGCTGCGAGAACTTTGAAAAGCTCGTAAATGACGGCTTCTATGACGGAACGCTTTTCCACAGGATAGTTGAGGGCTTTATGGCTCAGGGCGGCGTAGGCGTTGACGGCAAGACATCAGACACTATCAAGGGCGAGTTTTCCGGCAACGGCGTAAAGAACGACCTTTCCTTCAAGAGAGGCATAGTAGGCGTTTCAAGAGGCGAGGGAAATGACAGCGGCTCAAGCTCGTTCTTTATCTGCTTTGCAGACAAGAGCGCTTCTCTTGACGGCAGATATGCAGCCTTCGGCGAGGTAGTTGAGGGCATGGACGTGGTAGACGAGTTCTTAAAATGCGAGAGAACGGCAAACTCTATGGGCGAGCTGGCATCGCCTGTTTACCCGATAACTATAGACAAGGCAGTTATGCTCGAAACAAAGGACGGCGAGCCTCACAAGGCAGAGTTCACAGTTACCTACAGCCCGAGGGGAGCATAA
- a CDS encoding glycosyl hydrolase family 65 protein produces MKYGYFDLENKEYVITRPDTPAPWANYLGSPEYGAIVSQSGGGYSFVKSGANGRIARYRFNSNIGLPGRYVYIRDNDAKDYWGATWQPVGKPLSKYKTECHHGTAYTTVKSEYANIASELTYYVPRNATYEVWRLKVTNNSDRARSLSTFGFIEFTNENNYEQDQVNLQYTLFITRTSFEGNKIVQHINENSGKDETGSNHRERFFGVVGAPVSAYNGSLDSFIGSYRDYGNPVAVERGFCDNKLNFNSNACGALQNELMLDPGETKELIYVLGQKDPKTSAEILDSYKAAGKVDAELKELVDYWHGELDNFQVKTPSEEFNNMVDVWNAYQCFITFIWSRAASFIYCGLRNGYGYRDTVQDIQGIIHINPELAAEKIRFMLSAQVSNGGGLPLVKFDHNAGHETCPDENDENSVYAKETGHPSYRADDALWLFPTILKYIGETGNTAFLDEEIVYAEEGGGSATVYEHLKNAIRFSQERLGAHKMPAGLHADWNDCLRMGKQGESTFVAFQLYYAMSVIKAWAEEKNDTEYIAYIEKAQAELGKSLSDCWDEDRFIRGIRDNGVVVGAKNDPEASMWLNPQSWSVISGFATKEQAETAMDKVHEILNTPYGVKIMEPPYVDHYFDGALMHIFNPDTKENGGIFSQTQGWAILAESLLGRGDRAFEYFLESAPASMNDKAEVRIMEPYVHGQFTEATRSPYAGRSHVHWLTGTGSTVMVGCVEGICGMRPNAKGLVISPSIPHEWDGFSIEKNFRGKHLSIEIKNPDHVQSGVKSMTVNGEAIEGNFVCECKMTENTKIEVVLG; encoded by the coding sequence ATGAAGTACGGATATTTTGATCTTGAAAACAAGGAATATGTCATCACAAGACCCGATACGCCTGCACCCTGGGCAAACTACTTAGGCTCGCCCGAATACGGCGCTATCGTTTCACAGAGCGGCGGCGGCTACAGCTTTGTAAAGAGCGGCGCTAACGGAAGAATTGCGAGATACCGCTTTAACTCAAACATCGGCCTCCCCGGCAGATATGTCTACATAAGAGACAATGACGCAAAGGACTACTGGGGCGCTACATGGCAGCCTGTAGGCAAGCCGCTTTCAAAGTACAAGACAGAGTGCCACCACGGTACTGCTTATACAACTGTCAAGAGCGAGTATGCAAACATAGCTTCCGAGCTTACATACTATGTTCCGAGAAATGCTACATACGAGGTATGGAGACTCAAAGTCACAAACAATTCCGACAGAGCAAGGAGCCTTTCGACATTCGGCTTTATCGAGTTCACTAACGAGAACAACTACGAGCAGGATCAGGTAAACCTCCAGTACACCCTCTTTATAACAAGAACTTCCTTCGAGGGCAACAAGATAGTTCAGCACATCAATGAGAACAGCGGCAAGGACGAGACAGGCTCCAACCACAGAGAGCGTTTCTTCGGCGTTGTCGGCGCACCTGTTTCGGCATACAACGGCAGCCTTGACAGCTTCATCGGCTCATACAGAGACTACGGCAATCCCGTTGCTGTAGAGAGAGGCTTCTGCGACAACAAGCTAAACTTCAACTCCAACGCCTGCGGCGCACTCCAGAACGAGCTCATGCTCGACCCGGGCGAGACAAAGGAGCTCATCTATGTTCTCGGCCAGAAGGACCCGAAGACATCTGCTGAGATACTTGACAGCTACAAGGCAGCAGGCAAGGTAGATGCAGAGCTCAAGGAGCTTGTTGACTACTGGCACGGCGAGCTTGACAACTTCCAGGTAAAGACTCCTTCCGAGGAATTCAACAACATGGTTGACGTATGGAACGCTTATCAGTGCTTCATCACCTTCATTTGGTCAAGAGCTGCTTCCTTCATCTACTGCGGCCTCAGAAACGGCTACGGCTACAGAGACACAGTTCAGGATATCCAGGGTATTATCCACATCAACCCCGAGCTTGCAGCTGAGAAGATACGCTTCATGCTTTCTGCTCAGGTCTCAAACGGCGGCGGCTTACCGCTCGTTAAGTTCGACCACAACGCAGGACACGAGACCTGCCCCGACGAGAACGACGAGAACAGCGTATACGCTAAGGAAACAGGCCACCCGTCCTACAGAGCTGACGATGCTCTCTGGCTCTTCCCGACAATACTCAAGTACATCGGCGAGACAGGCAACACAGCATTCCTCGATGAGGAGATAGTTTACGCAGAGGAAGGCGGCGGCAGCGCTACAGTTTACGAGCACTTAAAGAACGCTATCCGCTTCTCGCAGGAGAGACTCGGCGCTCACAAGATGCCGGCAGGCCTGCACGCAGACTGGAACGACTGCTTAAGAATGGGCAAGCAGGGCGAGAGCACCTTCGTTGCATTCCAGCTCTACTATGCTATGAGCGTTATCAAGGCATGGGCAGAGGAAAAGAACGACACAGAATACATCGCATACATAGAGAAGGCACAGGCAGAGCTTGGCAAGAGCCTTTCTGACTGCTGGGACGAGGACAGATTCATCAGAGGTATCCGTGACAACGGCGTAGTTGTCGGTGCAAAGAACGACCCCGAGGCTTCAATGTGGCTCAATCCTCAGTCATGGTCAGTTATCTCCGGCTTTGCTACAAAGGAGCAGGCTGAGACTGCTATGGACAAGGTACACGAGATACTCAACACCCCCTACGGCGTCAAGATCATGGAGCCGCCTTATGTAGATCACTACTTTGACGGTGCGCTCATGCACATCTTCAACCCCGACACAAAGGAGAACGGCGGTATCTTCTCGCAGACACAGGGCTGGGCTATACTTGCAGAATCTCTGCTCGGCAGAGGTGACAGAGCATTTGAGTACTTCCTCGAATCCGCTCCGGCTTCCATGAACGACAAGGCAGAGGTCAGGATCATGGAGCCCTACGTTCACGGCCAGTTCACCGAGGCTACACGTTCACCCTATGCAGGACGTTCACACGTTCACTGGCTCACAGGCACAGGCTCTACTGTTATGGTAGGCTGCGTTGAGGGTATCTGCGGTATGAGACCCAACGCCAAGGGTCTTGTTATCAGCCCCTCTATCCCCCACGAGTGGGACGGCTTCTCGATAGAAAAGAACTTCAGAGGCAAGCACCTCTCCATCGAGATCAAGAACCCCGATCACGTTCAGTCCGGCGTTAAGTCGATGACTGTTAACGGCGAAGCAATTGAAGGCAACTTCGTATGCGAGTGCAAGATGACAGAGAACACCAAGATCGAGGTTGTTCTCGGCTGA
- the htpG gene encoding molecular chaperone HtpG yields the protein MGTKQFKAESKKLLDMMINSIYTHKEIFLRELISNASDALDKLYFKSLTDTSVGLNKDDFAIMIEADKEARTLKITDNGIGMTEKELEQNLGTIAKSGSLAFKKENELGEDVDIIGQFGVGFYSAFMVAKEVKVKSKAYGEEQAFEWRSKGAEGYTVEPCDKETAGTEITLILKDNTEEENYDKYLDQYQLQMLVKKYSDYIRFPIKMEVEHTHYEEEGKEPTVTKEIETLNTMTPIWKRSKSELTDDDYNNFYIEKFMDYEPPITHIHAKNEGTATYDALLYIPARAPFDYYSKDYEKGLQLYSSGVMIMEKCAELLPDWFSFVKGVVDSEDLSLNISRELLQHDRQLKIIAKNLERSIKNELVKLLKNDREKYEKFFSVFGLQFKYGIYQSYGACKDTLKDLIIFPSSFEGKNVTLAEYVSRMKEGQNEIYYACGETKERIDLLPQMETFKDKGFEVLYFTQEVDEFAIKVLMEYEGKKFVSISDAKLDLDTEEEKEEAKKLADDSKEMLEYMQKAIEDKVKIVRLSNKLKTHPVCLASDGNITIEMEKVLNSLPQNENKVKAQKALEINPNHAIFGKLKALYENDKDKLSDYTKLLYAQAQLIEGLPIENPVEFANLVCDLMV from the coding sequence ATGGGCACAAAACAGTTCAAGGCAGAGAGCAAAAAGCTGCTCGACATGATGATAAACTCTATCTACACGCACAAGGAGATATTCCTGCGTGAGCTGATATCGAACGCTTCCGACGCGCTCGACAAGCTGTATTTCAAATCGCTGACCGACACATCGGTAGGTCTTAACAAGGACGACTTCGCTATCATGATAGAAGCAGACAAAGAGGCACGCACCCTTAAGATAACCGACAACGGCATAGGCATGACCGAAAAGGAGCTCGAACAGAACTTAGGCACTATCGCCAAGTCCGGCTCGCTTGCATTCAAGAAGGAAAACGAGCTCGGCGAGGACGTTGACATCATAGGCCAGTTCGGTGTAGGCTTCTACTCGGCATTCATGGTCGCAAAGGAAGTCAAGGTAAAGTCCAAGGCCTACGGCGAGGAGCAGGCTTTTGAATGGCGCTCGAAGGGTGCCGAGGGCTACACAGTCGAGCCCTGCGATAAGGAGACTGCCGGCACAGAGATAACACTTATCCTCAAAGACAACACCGAGGAGGAGAACTACGACAAGTATCTTGACCAGTATCAGTTACAGATGCTTGTAAAGAAGTATTCCGACTATATCCGCTTCCCTATTAAAATGGAAGTAGAGCACACCCACTACGAGGAAGAGGGCAAAGAGCCGACCGTCACAAAGGAGATAGAAACGCTCAACACCATGACACCTATCTGGAAGCGCTCTAAATCCGAGCTGACAGATGATGATTACAACAACTTCTACATCGAGAAGTTCATGGACTACGAGCCGCCCATAACTCACATTCACGCAAAGAACGAGGGCACAGCCACATATGATGCTCTGCTCTACATTCCGGCAAGAGCGCCTTTTGACTACTATTCAAAGGATTATGAAAAGGGCTTGCAGCTCTATTCGAGCGGCGTTATGATAATGGAGAAGTGCGCAGAGCTGCTTCCTGACTGGTTCAGCTTTGTAAAGGGCGTTGTTGATTCGGAAGACCTCTCGCTCAACATCTCCCGTGAGCTTTTACAGCACGACAGGCAGTTAAAGATCATCGCCAAGAACTTAGAGCGCTCGATAAAGAACGAGCTTGTCAAGCTCTTAAAAAACGACAGAGAGAAGTATGAGAAGTTCTTCTCGGTATTCGGACTTCAGTTCAAGTACGGTATCTATCAGTCATACGGTGCCTGCAAGGACACGCTCAAAGACCTTATCATATTCCCCTCGTCCTTTGAGGGCAAGAACGTAACGCTTGCTGAGTATGTTTCCCGTATGAAGGAAGGCCAGAACGAGATATACTACGCCTGCGGCGAGACAAAGGAGCGCATAGACCTTCTGCCGCAGATGGAGACATTCAAGGACAAGGGCTTTGAGGTGCTCTATTTCACTCAGGAGGTAGACGAGTTCGCTATCAAGGTGCTCATGGAATACGAGGGCAAGAAGTTCGTTTCCATAAGCGACGCAAAGCTCGACCTTGACACCGAGGAAGAAAAGGAAGAAGCAAAGAAGCTTGCAGACGACAGCAAGGAAATGCTTGAATATATGCAGAAAGCGATAGAGGACAAGGTGAAGATAGTACGCCTTTCAAACAAGCTGAAGACACACCCTGTATGCCTTGCATCTGACGGCAACATAACTATAGAAATGGAGAAGGTGCTCAATTCCCTCCCCCAGAACGAGAACAAGGTAAAGGCGCAGAAGGCTCTTGAGATAAACCCCAACCACGCTATCTTCGGAAAGCTCAAAGCCCTTTATGAAAACGACAAGGACAAGCTCTCTGACTACACCAAGCTGCTCTACGCACAGGCACAGCTTATAGAGGGTCTGCCGATAGAGAACCCGGTGGAGTTTGCAAACTTAGTTTGCGACCTTATGGTATAA